The Aspergillus oryzae RIB40 DNA, chromosome 5 genome segment CGCTAAAGGCAGTTGTAATCTCCCCATCGCCGAGATTTTCGTCCTATCAGAAGGCCGGCGTCCCTGAACTAAGCCTTTTTCAACCCAGTCTAGCATTCCTATTCGTTGATCCTCCTGGTGATTGATGCTAAATCCATTTTGTTAGGCATGTCCATCTTTGGCCTCGGGCCCCCACTCGGCCTTGTTCAcgtcttctttttttggctCATTTCATTTTACCCCTGAATAGCATGATCGAGGCTAGGTACATAAGTTTTTCTTCCGTCAGATTCCATAAATGAAACGAAGTCGGTCCTTGTAGTCGTTGGGACATACAATATGCAATGCCTTGTCATCTTGTCATATGCATTGCAGCGAAGATTTGTGCATAGCGTCTATATCTAGGATAGAGTCTCAGCTGCACCCTCACTGCACTCCCGTCGCAATTGGCATGCAACTCTCCTTGGTATCCCTGAGCGATTGCATGATTTTCCATGCATTCCATACAGCAAAAATGTATGTTTGAGACCGCAACGTGTTTCTCTGAATTATTTGAAAGTGTGGGAACTTCCTAAGGGCGACCTCAAATCTTCATATGATCTCACTGTGGAGTAAGTATAGTACACTAGGAAGTGAGATCAAGGTAGAGGACAACAAATTTAAAGTCAAGGCATAATATTACCACCAGGTCATCTTGGTATCCAGCCCTCCGTGCGTTCACTTTTTTCCATAGAAATAGGTAGTTATAATCATAATAAGATTTCAAGACACCCGTGACATCATTGTCTCATTGCCTGCtgaaggagagacagaatATATCGCTTGATCCCCGCTCTTGGGGAAGCCGAGGTAAAATTCCCTGAGGGTGACATGTGGAAAGTGGGATAttcagtagatatagaaCTTTACAACTGCCTCTCACAAATCTTGTTGGCTGCTGCGGAGTACATGGAAAATACCGGGGAGATGGCAACCCCAACaagtataatatatagaatacCATCCGAACTACTGATCTAGATCAAGCCTTCGGAGAATTCCGGATTGGTTAAACATCGCTTGGGTCATCGGTGCCAAGGGTTTCTCTCCAGTTGACCTTTGCTCTTGGTATATGTAGTAGGCTAAGTCTCCTGTACCCCATACTCCTTAAACGGTCTACTTCCATCTGTTTGCTACAACCCAGCATTTTAGTCCAAGCCCATCATAACAATTGATCTACACCCCCGCCAAATGACTTCATGACCGAGCTATGATCACTCCATTGAGTGGCGGATGTACGGAAGAATCATGATTATCATATGTATTGGCTTGGCAAGTCATATCATTGACACTCAGATTTTCCAACCTCTACAAGACACGCATTCAGATGTAGAGAGTCATGCGTACACCGTATAGGAGTGAACCTAAACTACTTCGAACCGAGGAAGAGCTTAAGCGGAGCCAGCCCCGGTAGTCAAACGCTCGGTTCTTGTCGTTCATTCGGTCATCATAGTGACTAATGTCCAGTATTCCTGTCAAACCAATCCAAAGACCGGCCTTCCGGGGATCAGTATGTCGGCCCTACACCCATGGTTCTCTCGGGAGATAGATATGTTCATATGATGTGGTCCTTACTTCAAGACAGCATGAACCGACATAGGCTCCTCTAGAAGGATACCCTCACCGCTCCAGATCTACAGAAGAGAGCCGTGGCGAGTCAGATAGTTCGCATTaccccctcttcctcccatgGATAGTTGATGCGCTGGGTTTGTTAGTGTGTTCGGTGTCTCATACGAAGTACAAGGCTAGACCACGCGTGTTTTTCGGGAGAACAGGGTATGCTGGCATAATTCACGGCTTCTCTTTTGCCAACCGAGTGGTTGAAAGCTTTCAGGTCACCGGGGTGTACgactttttatttctcattTTATGTTGAATTTTCCTTCCGTATACGCTAGTCCAATGAACCGTGACAGGAATACATCGGAAAtcaaaaaaatataaaattaaaaattaaaaattttttaaaaaaaaataaaaaaaaatgtatCCCGCATTCATCGATATATTAAACCATAGATAGGAACAGTACCTCGATAATCATGGCATATTCGAGTAAAGTTCTCGAACGTGAGGTGTATATATGTTCAAGAACaaatagatatattttaAAGGTAGTTCGGTCAATAAATGCCATAGGTACACTGTTTAGCTCCAATATCTGCTGTACATCGTGTCTTCCTCTGGTATGGTGAAAACACTCCGCTTGTTTTCTTACATGGTATAGCAGAATGGGTAGTTCATCTTAAACCTTATACCCCCAGATTGCTTGTATAATTCGCTGATGTAGAAGTGCTAAACGaatatgtatatactacaCCGCCTCTCGCTTGTGAAGAGAATACCCACCTAGCTGCGTTTTGAATTACTGGTGTATCTTGACATGTTTCATGGTGATACGACGGGAGTGATATATACTTGTGGACTTGTTACCGGACATGTAGTTGGTTTCGGTGCCTCATAGAGTGGCGATTATAGGCGTACAGAAATATTCTTTGCTAGATCTATACTTGGGCGGGTCCGGAGATAAAACCTGATGAGCTCATCATGATCCTACGTTTCGCCTTCCCATCTCAACCAGTCATAGTCAGTGACGATTTTGATTGCCGATACGGGacaagaaaggaagagggaggccAGATGGGATTGAACCAAGGTAAAGTGGCCAACATATTATATGACGAATAAGTACCAGACTAGTAGGAGCGTGAGTATGGATACAAGCATTTTGCTCCGGCTATTTTTCCCAGCAGGTACGAATCTACCCTTGGACATGGTACAAGGAATCAGGAGGATATGCATGGAAATATTATCCGCATATATCAAGCATGAGTATTGGGGAACAGCTTGCCCGAGAGCAAGACTGTGGAAGAGCACTGCGTATACTAGTAGTGCCCCCCAGGAATGCAAGGCTGTCAAATAGACCATCTCATTGGAAGGGGCTAATAGCATTATTAATTTGCAATAATCAGCGATAACTCAAAGTTTCTACCAAGAAGGTACGGGGGAGTCTAAATGCGATGGTCCTGAAGATCGACTGGTTAATACTTACCACTGCAGATCATAGGTCAACGATACTGTCGATGTAAATTGGAGGtgttaatatagatataaccAGTTAATAAAAGCTGTCATACTGACAATACAATGGAGTGACAATGGGAGAATTGACCGTCCACAACGGAGAACCTCTCAGGGGGTAGCCTTTAAGAAGGGTATCGCGGATGAAACGTAACTGAGGGGTTCACCGAGTGGAAGCAAGGGGCGTTTGCCAATGATGAATATCTCTGCCAATGCTTGTTGCCGGTTACGACTCGCGCGAATCACCTTTCTTGCTACTACTGTTGGTATTCTCCAGGTACCCTGTACCTTGTCGGAACTGCTGAGGTCAGATATCATGTCATAAGAATTCCATGGATGGGCGGTAGCCGCTCGGGGCTATGTACATATGTTGACCTCCAACCATGTACAGAGAAGGTGTCTCTACGGGAGGGCTAAAGCGAATTAAAATTCAGTATGTGGGGGTGGtttaaaaaaagggaaagtgaTAATAGGAAAGGACCAACCAACCATAGAAGAGCACGATAATGAGTCAAGGTAGGATTATGTAGTAATGATCTAAGTACTACTCGGATATGTATTTGAGTATTTAGTTGTTATGATTTCTGTCACAAGACCAACCCGCTGAGTACTATGAGGCTGTCATTAAGAAAACCAATTACACGAGACCTTGACCCTTCAAAATATACTAGTAAGTATGGAGTAatcacttttttttttttttttttttttttttttttttttttttttgtttttttctcatcttctcgtcTGACcgtttttcttcccccccccttcTTTATGTATTTCTTATATTTATTGATGTCAGTAAAAGTTAAAGAATATTTGACAATCCCACTGAGTTTTCCCAAAAGGCTGTTGAACTGGTCTTGGACCAGAACAACTCAACCCTACGTAAAGCAGGGATTGAATAAACTAATTTATATCCGCCGGCGTGTTCCTTTGCCTATGCCCGATAAAGTATTGTTTCAATTGTTAAGAGGAAAATCAAGCTAGTTTAGTGGATCCGATCGGTCGGGCTCCAGCACAAGTAAACTTTCGCTGTAAGTCTTATTTTAGTTAGGGCTTGAAGCCAGTCAAGAAGTGCGGAAGTCAACGACCGGCGTTGACTTGACTCTACACCCAGTCAATGCCACGGCGGGGATACTTCTCTTGGGATTCTGTCTACCTTCCCCCCTCATCTCGAGAATGACTAGCGGATATTGGTGTGTTCGCTGGCCAGGAAGTCATGTCCGAAAATGGGGGCAACTAACATGGGCTGTTCGGCCGTACCAAGAACTCTTAATTGGTCTCCACAATAGCCTGaatttctccttgatatcctACGTGGATCTAAACAGAGGGCGAAAGATGATACATTACGCAAAATCAAAGCATACCAAGAGTCAAGACCATGGATTACCATCTTCAATACCTAACTTCGGCCCTGTAGCGTCGTGAGAGCCAAATCAATATGAATATGGGAGGCACTAGTATTAAGAACCGTAGTATCGTCACAAATGGGAGGGAAAAGGCATCAGTCTTATTTTCCCTTTATTAATTTCCGGCGTAAGTTTACCATAGGCCCCCCAACCATTGCCCTGTGTGCGTCATACATCTTGATTACAAGGACAGGTAAGTAAAGTTAAGGACTAATTGTATGACAATAAGAGggggcaaaggaagaaaccaTAAAAGAGGTGAAAGCCTAAGGGTAAAGAGCGACGGGAACGAATTTGGGCGGCCCCAGAAACATTGAATGGTGGTTTGGAACGGTATGGGACAAGTGGACATGCGATCACCCTTGGGCAAGTTGATTTTACCTAAAAGGCTGGGCGGTACTTACCCTTCAGGTGTAGTGCTCATACTGCGATCAAGTACCAATTCAGCCCATGGCAAAGTTCCTGAACGGATCGACAGATCGCCTTGGTGTATTGTCACCAGTGATACCAAATATACCTACCGACCGATGGGCGCCTACCTGAGGGCCTTCCAAGACACGCAGCATCTTTTTTCCAGCTTGACCTTTTTGTGACCAGCTTATCTATCATCTTGACTCTCTCATCGATTGCAAAAAAGACttcatatttttcttttttcttttttgcttttaatcatttttttattctcGTCTTTTTATTCCCAACCATCCCCCCTTCCTTTATTTTGAACTGACTCACTCCACTTTTTTTcccactttttttttttgttcctACTTCATCCTGAATCCATTTAGTGCTGCTTGTCTGTGCTACCAGTTTCTTTCACTTCGTTTAGGAATTTTTCCCACTGCGCTGCCTCTGACGCTCGCTCTCAGTCAAcatcttcattcttctcaacGATATTATCACCGACATCatcctttctccttcctccccccaccaccactgcCGTACTTCTCTTAACTCCCCACTGGTGTGGAGGTCGAAGAGGATTTACTATCGAGATTGATCGGCCCCCCAGAACCGCTTTGGGTGTCATGCTTGCTTTCGCCTGTGTCACAGCTGGATTACATTAATGCCGTGCTTTGTCTCTCTCGTCCACATTCCCATTTATCGCTGCTCCACCAATCACGCCTGATCGCCTCATTTGCGCAACGAAACACATTCCTCCCCATAATACCAGTCGCAATTTGACTGAatctctcccctcccccttgCTGCTGCGAACCATCAAATCTCCCAAACGCCTATCGGATTGAAACACATTCGAGTCGGCAACGTTCTTCGTCCCGTTCCCTCTCCACAAGTTACATGAGAGTGATTTGCGAGATTCGAACTTCCTGGAGCATGCACGGAGCGTAGCAACGTCGCGATACGCACTGGCAGTCTTGATCTACGGCTACTTGCGGAGCATTACACTCGTAACGACAGGGACATTATCCAGTTCTCGTCACCTTGCTTCTGCTTTGCTTCTGTATTAAGCATTTTTCGCTGGCCCGCCTGCCACTTCACCTCCCTTTTGTGCCCCTGCGATCCCTTGTATAATCTGTACATGGTCTGACCGCAATACTTTGTTTGGACAAAAACAATAAACcctattatattattttcttACCTTGTTTCGGTACGCTCCTCTCTTTCatcccttcctttctttccctcgtttGACTCGGTGTCGCTGCCTGGGTAAGTGGTTTTTCTATGAGAAGATCGCCTCACCGCATTACAACGTCTTGCTAACCATATGACCGGGCCTCGTGCAGGTCAACATTTATCCGCTATCCCGACGGGGTCCTCGTGTTCGTTCGCCACGTTATAACTCCTATCGGTTCGACGCCGCGAATCCACAATTTGGGATACTTAGAGGGAGGACTgacagagaagagaaaagcgGGAGTGCTAAGAAACAAGTACTGTTGGAGACCGTCTGCAAATAATTCTACGCTGTTCGTATACAtacttttctttattccGTCTTGTGTTTAGTTAGATACATGGTGAAATGGCCGCGATGGCAGCAAACGCAAGCGCGGTACATCATGTGAGTGGCAGGTAGTTGGGATGAGTTGATCAAGCAATTGACGGTTTTGGATCTAGGCACAGTCAAGTCGAAGCTCAAACATCGCTCCGTCCAATATGGGTGGTGAACGGAACCgtggaagccatggaggTATGGGGCAGCCTTTTGGTGGAGGGAAGGCGAGCTGGAAGAATACCATCTGGGGTGACAATCTAGGTGAGACACTTGAAATGCCTTCCATATTGGCGAAATTATATTAATTGGTGGGGATATCGTCTAGACCAGCATGCTGGTGATAAGGCCTTTGAAGGCAAGGCCGGTTCTAGTTCTTTGTTGTCATCGTCCGAATCGGATGGGTGGAACGGTCGCCCTAATATGCCTTGGAGTACCGTCAATACATCTTCAAATGTTCTCTCCAGAGCGACAAATAACAGTATGACAACATCGCCTATCCAAACACGGGCGGGTGACAGAGGAACAGGTAGCCTTGCAGAGGCCGGTGACTCCTCGTACTTGACACTACCCCGATCGGCGGCAATCGGTGGCACTGCTGGATCAACAAATCACAAGGCCTATCTCAACACCGGATCGGAGGGTATTTCTCCTTCTGGAGATGGTATCGCATTTTCTGGCTTTGGGAATTTCAGAAATACAGAGAGCCGGCGGCATGCCAACTCTTCTGCCTTCGGCGGCAGCCCTGTTGGATCTGGGTTCCCCATGAAACCAGGGTTCTCTACCCCGCTCGAGAGTACCAGACCCGATGAAATGCCATCTATGTCTGCTTTGCCCCAGGGCTTGCCCGAGACTGTTGCGCCGACGCTTGGCCGCAACTCCTATACGCATGCGTCACACAACTCGGCATCATTCGCGCCTCAGAGACCGGTACACTCTTCATACCCATCGTTCCATTCCGAGAGCCAGGGATTCGAGGGTCGATATGCCGGCGGCCCTGCTGACATCAATTCTGGTCTAAGTAAACTCCACTTCAACGAAGGAAGTTACGCCGCGCATCCTTCGAGTACCCGCCCCGGGTATTTGTCGCACCCATCTTTTGATGGTTCTTTCCAGCGATTGAAATACCAGGGTGACGAGCCCGCCTATCAAGGGGCTAGCTACGCAAGTGAAGGCGCGTCAGATGTCCAACTCGGATATCAAGCGCCGAGAAACCGCGTGGGAGATAATCCGATCTCGCCGACAGAATATGCCAGGGTGGACAGCCCACTGTATGCTGCGCTTGATAGTGGGTCTGTGCACGTCCCACATTATAACAGTGCGTCTGCTCGTTTATCTGATGCACAGGCTGCTGCTTTGGAGCGCCGCCTGCGAGAGCAGGAGTTGGCCCAACAAGCAATCAACCCTCTCCAAAGACTGCCCTTTACCCCATACGACCTTGCCCGCTATCAAGGCTCAGGAATGAATGCTTTGTCGGGATTCTATCCGGTCGCCCAACTTGGCGCCGCCGCCCTGGCAAGTAGGGGCCACCGCGACCACGATCCATCCCAGACTGTGCGAAGTCCAGTCCTGGAGGAGTTTAGGGCGAATAGTAAGGGCAATAAACGTTATGAGCTTAAGGTAACCATTAATTGCACATTTTTCCAAATTACCTCGTGACTGACAGTACATTAGGACATCTACAACCACGTCGTCGAATTCAGTGGTGATCAACATGGATCGCGTTTCATCCAGCAGAAACTGGAGACGGCAAACAGTGACGAAAAGGAGCAGGTTTTCCGTGAGATTCAGGGCGATAGTCTGCAGCTGATGACAGACGTCTTTGGAAATTATGTTGTACAGAAGCTCTTCGAGCATGGCAACCagacgcagaagaagatttTGGCAAACCAAATGAAAGGACATATTCTGGCTTTGTCTACTCAGATGTATGGATGTCGCGTCGTGCAGAAGGTAAGAGCCTCTTagatattctcttttccttacAGGTCGGTGGGCTAATTCAGTGCAGGCCCTGGAGCATATTCTCACGGACCAACAAGCTTCTATGGTGAAGGAGCTTGAACACCACGTTTTGCGATGTGTTAGGGACCAAAATGGAAACCATGTTATCCAAAAGGCTATTGAAAGAGTGCCGTCTGAGCATGTACAATTCGTCATCAATGCCTTCATTGGTCAGGTCGAGAAGTTAGCTACTCATCCATATGGCTGTCGTGTAATCCAACGGATGCTGGAACactgcaaggaagaggatcgtGAGGCGATTCTTGCTGAGCTCCACGTCTGCACCGCCAAGTTGATTCCGGACCAATTCGGTAACTACGTGATTCAGCATGTCATTGAGAACGGCGAGGACAAGGATCGAACCCGTATGGTAACAATTGTTATGTCGAACTTGTTGACCTACTCGAAGCACAAGTTTGCAAGCAATGTGGTGGAAAAGAGTATCGAATTCGGTCAAGAGTCTCAGCGTCACCAAATTATCAGCATGTTGACGTCAACGGATGATAATGGGGAGAACCCCCTACTTGGACTGATTCGTGATCAGTTTGGCAATTATGTCATACGTATGTCCTCAATCCTATAGGAGTATACTTGAGTAGTACTAACCTCTGTACAGAGAAGGTTTTGTGTCAGCTCAAGGGCGCAGAAAGAGACGCTCTTGTTGAGGAAATCAAGCCTCTTCTCagccagctgaagaagtATAGCTATGGCAAACAAATTGCGGCGATTGAGAAACTAGTTGCGGACTCGAATTCACCAACCAACGGCACTCTTCCTCATACTACCTCTACCACACCGCCAAACTCGCACAAATCCTCTCCCCAGCCATCGAAGCGGGCTGTGAACGGCCTCGACGGCTGCCGAGCGCCAGTCGTGGGCGCGGCGCCCCCGACGCCGCCTCCAATAGACCCTCAGAGCAACGGCGATGGATCCAGCGATACCAAGACCGTGACTAAGAGCACCCCCCTCACAGCAGCTGAGTCGGCTGGCACGACCCCGACTACTTCTGTGGAAATCAACGGTGCCAATTAGATTGCTATGACTTCCAATTATCCTTGCTTCTATTGACATATTTTTAAACCTTTTCACGATTCGCACACTCAGTTGTGCCGAGACACTCAACATTATTCTTAATCCGGGCGTATACATACAGGCTTTCTGAGGGATATATGAGCTATCGCTTCGCTGCTCCGCTATCGCAATTTATGGCATAACGGCGTAAAAAACACGGGTCATGGCGGGagcttgctttgctttcttcttacttttctttttctttttcttttcttgtgtcATTTTTTTACGCCCCCCTACCCGATATACTCCTTGAATTCTCTTTTTACACTTTTAATTTGTTCATGGCTTTCTCCGGTTGTTCTGTGACAGGTTCGGTGTGATGAAAATGAAGACACGTCTTTATAGTTGTCGATGGCTGTATTTCTCTTTGTCCAGGTACGAGGTGTCGGCGTCTTAATTGGTGAACAAGGGAACACTGGGATATCACGCTTGATTGACCTCGAGGGTTGCAAATGGGACCTTTGGACATATGGAAAACTCTGAAAATAGGGAGCGTCAAAGGAAGTGCCTGGAGCATGTAGAGGTGGTCTGTCGGTATACAGTCAATCAATTCAAAAGTGTTGATGAACCCGTCAATCTCCGTATGGCAAACTTTTGTAGTATCTATCACTACTGGTATGATCTAAGAACTGCCCTACTCTTGTAGATGGTCCGGCCACCATGCTTATCAGCATATCACCACGTGACGCGATCGTAGCTTTGGACGCCGTCAAGTCGCAAAGCTTCAATTTAATTCAAGCGCTACCATTCCGCCATCGTATTCTGGGGGGACTGTTTCAAAACCACAACTCTACACCACCACTGTCCTCATTTTCAGCAGTAACTCCAAATCCCGTTGTCTATCCCACGGTCCACAGAAAACGAGCCACCCACTTACCCACCACGACCTCCGACCCTCACAAAGACTACAAACAGAAGAAATCTCCATAATGTCTTCGAACGTCGGTCTCAATACTCCCCGCGGAAGCGGCACATCTGGCTACGTTCAGAAGAACTGGGCCTTCATGAAACCGCGCAACGCGGGTTACGGTGCGCCGTATCCACCAGTTGGAGCAAACAGCGACGCAGGACGGCCCTTCAAGCAGCGGCTGCCTGACAAGCAGATTCTCGAGCATGATCGGCGGCGGGCGATTGAGGTGAAGGTTATGGAGGAAAGGGATcggctggaggaggagaatgagcggattgaggaggagcttgcggagcggaagaagaagggggataAGGAAGACggggaggagcaggaggGGAAGATTCTGTCggatgaggagattgaggagcGGTGTGAGGCTTTGAGGGAGAGGTtggtgaaggagatggaggaggaagaggagaggaagggtaAGGAGGGGGAGCGGAGGGGTGGTCGGTCTGCGCGGGATTTGCCGCCCAGGGATAGGAGACAGTTTAAGGCGTATCAGGTTCATGAGCTTGCTGAGGCGAAGATTGAGGAGAGTGAGCGGTTACGGAAGGCGTTGGGGATTaaggaggataaggagacAGGAGAAATTTCGAGTGGGCGTCGGGAttgggaggagaaaaagcggGAGAGGGAGCGGGATCGTCCTTGAGCTTCGATTTACTCTCTTGGATTCTgctcttttttgttgttcGTTTCGTGATAATGTTGAATTGGGACATTGGCGTTGGGGAGTTACTGCACTTGATTCTTGTATATGACAGACAGGATTTAGGACCATACGCAATGAAGTAATAGAGCATGTCTCATGATGACCGTGGTTATAAGTATTCATAGCTTTGTATAAGTCGTTACAGTAACTTTTCTCATATTATATACAGTTAAGCGCCAAACTTTTCAATTATCCAGCCCTCCTTagggtctttcttttgcacCACCTTCTTGGCTGGCAAAGGCCATCCTCCACGTCCAGCCTCGCTTACCAGTGACGGGATCACCCAACACGCCCTGCGTGGTGGGATTCCATCAATCGGTTCTGTTTTCCCAATAGGCTTACCGTACTCGATTAAGGGCGTACCGTGTGCAATGGCAGAGAGTTGCAAGCCACTAGGACAAACCAGTGGGAACATTCTGACTTTGGGTACTTCGGTCGACACGAGCGATGGGGACGCTTGTTGGAGATGGGAATATATGATGTATTGCGGCATTTCCTTGGGTGAGAGGCTCGCAAGGATAGATGACGGATGCACGTAAACAGCTTTTTCATCAAGTTCCGTGGCCGGTCCCTCGCGAGACTTGAAAAGCGTCAAGTATGGAACATCGATCGCTCTCTTCGGTGTACGATGCATTTCGGGCGGTACTGGAGACAAATCAGCCCGGATGGCAACATTGTCGATGAAACCCGCTGTGACAATTTGCTTCAAAGCCTTGATTTGCTTCTCTGTTGGCTGCGATAAACGTGGCTGATATGCTCCGACAACTCCAGGGTTATTGGCCCGCACTATATCTGTCAATTGACTTCGTAGTTGCGTGGCCTCTTTGAATCCTTTGCCTCGTAAGAACATCTTTTCACAGAACGATTCTCCATCAGAAGCATATCCATAGGCGCAAATCGCTGATAAGAACTTCAACGCATCGGATGTATCATCGTGTTGACTCCAGAGTCGATGAGCTCTTGCATAGTCTTTGTGACGTTGCTCCCGAACTGTGTCTTCCAAACGATCCGAGTTCGTGTATACCGcgtctttctctctgttATCCCCCTTGGGGTTCGGGTCGATTTGGTTTTCTGGAACAAAAAGGTCTCCAACTGCCAAGGCCGAAACCAGCGCAATAACGTAGGGCATACAGCCGTGCTGATGACCAATATACAACATCTTACCAAACCTAGGGGACAGAGGGTATGTAGACAGACGATTGCCGATTTGCGTAACTTTGCCATCAGACGTGAGAGCACCGAGATTTTTGAGGAGCTTCTCGGCTTTCGCAAGACCCTGCCGACTAGGAGGCGTTGGGAATGGGAAATTGATAACGTTGTGAAGGCCCATACTCTTCATCTGAAGCACGACGCCTTCAATTGGCGTGCGTAGAATCTCTGGTTCTGTGTACTGAGCAAACTCGTTTTCGTAGACTGCAGATGAGTAGAGTCGATAGCAGTGGCCGGGCCCAGTTCTACCAGCTCGTCCTGCTCTTTGATTGGCACTGGCCTTACTGATCCAGTTGACCTGAAACTTCTGCACTCCTGTATCTAAATCGTACTGTTTCTCCTTGGCCCGTCCACAATCAAACACATATCGAATGCCCGGGATTGTTAAACTAGTCTCAGCCACGTTAGTCGCTAGAATGATAAGACGTGAGCCCTCGGGTGGCGGTTCAAAAACTCTCAGCTGTTCCTTTGTGGGAAGTTGGGAGTACAACGGCAAAACATGCACTCGCGTGGATGAACCCATTGCTTCTTCGCCGAgatcaaaaccatcatcgtcatcatcatcgttatCTAGACCGGTGATTTCGAGGTCACtgtcgtcgtcttcgtt includes the following:
- a CDS encoding mRNA-binding protein PUF3 (translational repressor Pumilio/PUF3 and related RNA-binding proteins (Puf superfamily)), with the protein product MGGERNRGSHGGMGQPFGGGKASWKNTIWGDNLDQHAGDKAFEGKAGSSSLLSSSESDGWNGRPNMPWSTVNTSSNVLSRATNNSMTTSPIQTRAGDRGTGSLAEAGDSSYLTLPRSAAIGGTAGSTNHKAYLNTGSEESRRHANSSAFGGSPVGSGFPMKPGFSTPLESTRPDEMPSMSALPQGLPETVAPTLGRNSYTHASHNSASFAPQRPVHSSYPSFHSESQGFEGRYAGGPADINSGLSKLHFNEGSYAAHPSSTRPGYLSHPSFDGSFQRLKYQGDEPAYQGASYASEGASDVQLGYQAPRNRVGDNPISPTEYARVDSPLYAALDSGSVHVPHYNSASARLSDAQAAALERRLREQELAQQAINPLQRLPFTPYDLARYQGSGMNALSGFYPVAQLGAAALASRGHRDHDPSQTVRSPVLEEFRANSKGNKRYELKDIYNHVVEFSGDQHGSRFIQQKLETANSDEKEQVFREIQGDSLQLMTDVFGNYVVQKLFEHGNQTQKKILANQMKGHILALSTQMYGCRVVQKALEHILTDQQASMVKELEHHVLRCVRDQNGNHVIQKAIERVPSEHVQFVINAFIGQVEKLATHPYGCRVIQRMLEHCKEEDREAILAELHVCTAKLIPDQFGNYVIQHVIENGEDKDRTRMVTIVMSNLLTYSKHKFASNVVEKSIEFGQESQRHQIISMLTSTDDNGENPLLGLIRDQFGNYVIQKVLCQLKGAERDALVEEIKPLLSQLKKYSYGKQIAAIEKLVADSNSPTNGTLPHTTSTTPPNSHKSSPQPSKRAVNGLDGCRAPVVGAAPPTPPPIDPQSNGDGSSDTKTVTKSTPLTAAESAGTTPTTSVEINGAN
- the cwc21 gene encoding U2-type spliceosomal complex subunit CWC21 (predicted protein), with amino-acid sequence MEERDRLEEENERIEEELAERKKKGDKEDGEEQEGKILSDEEIEERCEALRERLVKEMEEEEERKGKEGERRGGRSARDLPPRDRRQFKAYQVHELAEAKIEESERLRKALGIKEDKETGEISSGRRDWEEKKRERERDRP